In Syngnathus typhle isolate RoL2023-S1 ecotype Sweden linkage group LG14, RoL_Styp_1.0, whole genome shotgun sequence, one genomic interval encodes:
- the lsm7 gene encoding U6 snRNA-associated Sm-like protein LSm7 yields MADKEKKKKESIFDLSKYIDKPIRVKFQGGREASGVLKGFDPLLNLVLDGTIEYMRDPDDQLKLTEDTRQLGLVVCRGTSVVLICPQDGMEAIPNPFIQQQDG; encoded by the exons ATGGCG gataaagaaaagaagaagaaggaaagtATCTTTGACTTGTCTAAGTACATCGACAAGCCAATTCGGGTTAAGTTTCAAGGAGGACGAGAAG CGAGTGGTGTCCTTAAAGGGTTCGACCCTCTATTGAACCTTGTATTGGACGGTACCATCGAGTATATGCGTG ATCCTGATGACCAGCTCAAACTGACAGAAGACACCAGGCAACTGGGCCTGGTGGTCTGCAGGGGGACCTCAGTGGTGCTCATTTGTCCACAGGATGGCATGGAAGCTATTCCAAATCCTTTCATACAGCAGCAGGATGGCTAA
- the LOC133166767 gene encoding kelch-like protein 23 translates to MACRSNSVLSKQTNQQEEDDSILQPDVMLQVDEESFYVNRRHLALHSPYFRALFFGCGVESTKRKIELRGLRLQYFKVLMHHSQTSILTLDRENVLGILETADFLQLERAKLLCCKFLERELHLCNCLGMMAYAWQRGCAQLFNAARQVALTHFSDVVSEEDFLSLPKETVAHLLASDDLAIYREDLALEAALRWVSFDKKREEHFLELIELVRPESLSLTFISKLLDTMTNSSDPRAKLIRMLNEHFPISWSMGRSLKRTKETLFVVGGPHDQEQQASYQFQPLTGRWQNCAPLQRKNLTQYSVAAVGDSVVVTGGYFRDVLWFSVDWVRRYDCRNQRWLDGPALQKSRHSHCSIALDSTLYVLGGSMDEGLVADVERLILESDEAWESVSRMDRAVERAAVVTLGQCIYVACGLDENGEAFGGIQRYDTRKNHWDVVSYSPFARYDLVATELNGAIYLFGGQALRFDVETDEWTVVQEESLEKRFFCGCSTANGQIFLLCEKKCNKALPNIVLFDPYVDTCIKVENSIPCPVPLRGCVTIKVLT, encoded by the exons ATGGCCTGCAGATCAAACAGCGTTCTGTCCAAGCAGACAAACCAACAGGAAGAAGATGACTCCATTCTACAGCCTGATGTCATGCTTCAAGTGGATGAAGAGTCATTTTACGTCAACCGTCGTCACCTTGCACTTCATAGCCCATACTTCCGGGCTCTCTTCTTTGGCTGCGGTGTTGAAAGCACGAAAAGGAAAATAGAGCTTAGAGGACTCCGCTTGCAGTATTTCAAAGTGTTAATGCACCATAGCCAGACTTCCATTCTCACTCTGGACAGGGAAAATGTTTTGGGGATCCTTGAGACTGCGGATTTCCTCCAGCTGGAGCGAGCCAAGCTGCTGTGCTGCAAATTCCTTGAACGTGAGCTCCACCTCTGCAATTGTTTGGGAATGATGGCTTATGCCTGGCAACGAGGCTGTGCTCAACTCTTCAATGCAGCAAGGCAGGTTGCCCTCACACACTTCTCTGATGTTGTCTCTGAAGAGGACTTTCTGTCTTTGCCTAAGGAGACCGTGGCACACCTCCTTGCCAGCGATGACCTGGCCATCTATCGAGAAGATTTAGCACTAGAGGCGGCCCTACGCTGGGTGTCATTtgataaaaaaagagaggaacACTTCCTGGAGCTCATTGAGCTGGTGAGGCCCGAGTCTCTATCATTGACATTCATCTCTAAACTTCTGGACACAATGACAAACAGCTCCGACCCTAGAGCCAAACTCATCCGCATGCTGAATGAACATTTCCCGATATCCTGGTCAATGGGGAGGTCCCTGAAAAGGACCAAAGAAACTCTTTTTGTAGTAGGAGGACCTCATGATCAGGAACAGCAGGCGTCCTATCAATTTCAGCCACTCACTGGGAGATGGCAAAATTGTGCACCACTGCAGAGGAAGAACCTTACACAATACTCAGTAGCAGCAGTAG GAGACAGCGTTGTTGTGACAGGTGGCTACTTCCGTGACGTGCTCTGGTTCAGCGTGGACTGGGTCAGAAGATACGACTGTAGGAACCAGCGGTGGTTGGATGGCCCTGCTTTGCAGAAGTCCAGGCACAGCCACTGCTCCATTGCGTTGGATTCCACTCTGTATGTCTTGGGGGGCAGCATGGACGAAGGGCTGGTGGCTGATGTTGAAAGACTGATTCTTGAGTCAGACGAGGCTTGGGAAAGCGTCAGCCGCATGGACCGGGCGGTGGAAAGGGCAGCCGTAGTCACTCTGGGCCAGTGTATCTATGTTGCGTGTGGCCTAGATGAAAATGGAGAAGCATTTGGTGGAATACAACGGTACGACACCAGGAAGAATCACTGGGATGTCGTCTCTTATTCCCCCTTTGCACG ATATGACCTGGTTGCCACTGAACTCAATGGCGCCATCTATCTGTTCGGAGGGCAAGCGTTGCGTTTTGACGTGGAGACGGATGAGTGGACTGTTGTGCAGGAGGAATCGCTGGAGAAAAGGTTCTTCTGCGGCTGCAGCACAGCTAATGGCCAGATCTTCCTGTTGTGTGAGAAAAAGTGTAACAAAGCACTCCCCAATATAGTTTTGTTTGACCCTTATGTGGACACTTGTATCAAAGTGGAGAATTCCATACCATGTCCTGTTCCACTCAGAGGGTGTGTCACAATTAAAGTGCTAACATGA